In one window of Nerophis ophidion isolate RoL-2023_Sa linkage group LG05, RoL_Noph_v1.0, whole genome shotgun sequence DNA:
- the LOC133552894 gene encoding trans-L-3-hydroxyproline dehydratase isoform X1 has translation MDVQLPPHEGAKLSVVDMHTGGEPLRVIVRGYPEVQGDTVLSKRRYLREHLDHLRRALMYEPRGHYDMYGALVVRSELAEAHLGVLFMHNEGYSTMCGHAVIALGRFAVDYGLVKEPRSPETAVNIHCPCGLVKAFVEYSEGKTGAVRFLSVPAFAFATDLTVTVKGFGDVMVDIGYGGAYYAFVDARRFGLDVSKSRTRDLVDAATAVTTAVKAQVKLHHPVSVDLAFLYGTILTDGKDEYSQDATCNVCVFADAQVDRSPTGSGVTARVALQYHKGLIQLNQSRTFKSGATGSQFRGKAVEETMCGDFKAVVVEVAGRAFYTGVSNFVQEPDDVLTHGFLLK, from the exons atggatgtccagctTCCTCCACACGAGGGCGCCAAGCTCTCCGTGGTCGACATGCACACCGGCGGCGAGCCGTTACGCGTCATCGTCAGGGGCTACCCTGAGGTCCAAGGGGACACAGTTCTCTCCAAGCGGCGTTACCTGCGGGAGCACCTGGACCACCTGAGGAGGGCGCTGATGTACGAGCCCCGGGGCCACTACGACATGTACGGCGCGCTGGTGGTGCGCAGCGAGCTGGCCGAGGCGCACCTGGGCGTGCTGTTCATGCACAACGAGGGCTACAGCACCATGTGCGGGCACGCCGTCATCGCACTGGGACGCTTCGCCGTGGACTATGGGCTGGTGAAGGAGCCGCGCTCGCCCGAGACGGCGGTGAACATTCACTGCCCGTGCGGCCTGGTGAAGGCTTTTGTCGAGTACTCCGAGGGGAAAACTGGAGCTGTGAGGTTCCTCAGTGTGCCGGCCTTTGCTTTCGCTACAG ATCTAACGGTAACGGTAAAAGGCTTCGGTGACGTGATGGTGGACATCGGTTACGGAGGAGCCTATTACGCCTTTGTAGACGCAAGGAGGTTCGGTCTGGACGTGTCCAAGTCCAGGACTCGAGACCTGGTGGATGCTGCCACAGCAGTGACCACAGCGGTCAAAGCGCAG GTGAAGCTCCACCATCCGGTCAGCGTCGATCTGGCCTTCCTCTACGGCACCATCCTCACCGATGGAAAAGACGAGTATTCTCAGGATGCTACTTGCAATGTCTGTGTGTTCGCAGACGCTCAG GTGGACCGAAGCCCGACCGGTTCTGGCGTGACGGCGCGAGTGGCCCTCCAGTACCACAAAGGTCTGATCCAGTTGAACCAATCCAGGACGTTCAAGAGCGGAGCGACAGGATCTCAGTTCAGAGGGAAAGCAGTAGAG GAGACCATGTGTGGGGACTTCAAGGCCGTGGTGGTGGAGGTCGCCGGCAGAGCCTTTTACACTGGAGTTTCCAATTTCGTGCAGGAGCCAGATGATGTATTGACACATGGATTCCTGCTGAAATGA
- the LOC133552894 gene encoding trans-L-3-hydroxyproline dehydratase isoform X2: MDVQLPPHEGAKLSVVDMHTGGEPLRVIVRGYPEVQGDTVLSKRRYLREHLDHLRRALMYEPRGHYDMYGALVVRSELAEAHLGVLFMHNEGYSTMCGHAVIALGRFAVDYGLVKEPRSPETAVNIHCPCGLVKAFVEYSEGKTGAVRFLSVPAFAFATDLTVTVKGFGDVMVDIGYGGAYYAFVDARRFGLDVSKSRTRDLVDAATAVTTAVKAQVDRSPTGSGVTARVALQYHKGLIQLNQSRTFKSGATGSQFRGKAVEETMCGDFKAVVVEVAGRAFYTGVSNFVQEPDDVLTHGFLLK, encoded by the exons atggatgtccagctTCCTCCACACGAGGGCGCCAAGCTCTCCGTGGTCGACATGCACACCGGCGGCGAGCCGTTACGCGTCATCGTCAGGGGCTACCCTGAGGTCCAAGGGGACACAGTTCTCTCCAAGCGGCGTTACCTGCGGGAGCACCTGGACCACCTGAGGAGGGCGCTGATGTACGAGCCCCGGGGCCACTACGACATGTACGGCGCGCTGGTGGTGCGCAGCGAGCTGGCCGAGGCGCACCTGGGCGTGCTGTTCATGCACAACGAGGGCTACAGCACCATGTGCGGGCACGCCGTCATCGCACTGGGACGCTTCGCCGTGGACTATGGGCTGGTGAAGGAGCCGCGCTCGCCCGAGACGGCGGTGAACATTCACTGCCCGTGCGGCCTGGTGAAGGCTTTTGTCGAGTACTCCGAGGGGAAAACTGGAGCTGTGAGGTTCCTCAGTGTGCCGGCCTTTGCTTTCGCTACAG ATCTAACGGTAACGGTAAAAGGCTTCGGTGACGTGATGGTGGACATCGGTTACGGAGGAGCCTATTACGCCTTTGTAGACGCAAGGAGGTTCGGTCTGGACGTGTCCAAGTCCAGGACTCGAGACCTGGTGGATGCTGCCACAGCAGTGACCACAGCGGTCAAAGCGCAG GTGGACCGAAGCCCGACCGGTTCTGGCGTGACGGCGCGAGTGGCCCTCCAGTACCACAAAGGTCTGATCCAGTTGAACCAATCCAGGACGTTCAAGAGCGGAGCGACAGGATCTCAGTTCAGAGGGAAAGCAGTAGAG GAGACCATGTGTGGGGACTTCAAGGCCGTGGTGGTGGAGGTCGCCGGCAGAGCCTTTTACACTGGAGTTTCCAATTTCGTGCAGGAGCCAGATGATGTATTGACACATGGATTCCTGCTGAAATGA